DNA from Rubripirellula lacrimiformis:
TCAACAACATGTCATAGTCGCTTAGGAAAATCACGTGCTGTCGCGCGATCGGATGTCGGATGAAATCGATCCACTGGCGAATCAGATCCTGTCCGGCGTTGTCGGCTGGATGCGCCTTTCCCGCGATGATCAGTTGCACGGGGCATTCGGGATTGGTTAGCAAACGTAACAGCCGATCCGGGTCGTGCAGCAATAGATTGGGGCGTTTGTAGGTTGCGAAACGGCGCGCGAAACCAAGCGTCAGCGTGTTGGGGTCAAACAGATGCTTGGCTGCTTCGACGTCTTCCGCAGATGAACCCGATGCCGCCAATTGCCGTGATAGTCGTTGACGGGCATAGTTGATCAGCGAGTGAGTCGAGTCGATGCGAAATTGCCACAATGTTTCGTCCGACACTCCGCCAATGTCACACGCCAATGTTTCACCGGTGCCAAGCCAACGGTCTTTGCCACAGGATTGCGTCCAGACTTTGTCGGCCGTTGCCGAGTCCCAGCTGGGCATGTGAACGCCGTTGGTGACGTGCCCCACCGGCACTTCATCTTCGGGCCAATGAGGGAACAGTGGGGTGAAGATGCGGCGACTGACTTCGCCGTGCAAACGACTGACCCCGTTCACGCTGCCGCTGCCTCGGATTGCCAAATAGGCCATGTTGAAGGATTCGGATGCGTCGGTCGGGTTCTGTCGCCCCAGTGCTAACAAGTCATCGATCGAAATGCCCAGCTTGGCCTGCGCATAGCGCCCCAGGTACTGTTCGATCAAGTTCGGTGCAAAACGATCAAATCCAGCCGAGACTGCGGTATGGGTGGTGAACAGGTTGCCGGCTCGCGTCACCGCCAACGCGACATCGAACGGTTGACCTGTGGTTTCCATGAAACCGCGGGCGCGTTCCAGCACGGCAAAGGCGGCGTGCCCTTCGTTCAGATGGCAAACCTCGGGATCGATTCCCAGTTCCGTTAGCAGCCGCCATCCGCCGATGCCTAGAACCAGTTCCTGCTGCAAACGCAGTTCGGCGCCACCGCCATACAATTCGCTGGTGATGCCGCGATGGGCCGGAAAGTTGGCTGCGTCGTTACTGTCAAGCAAATACAGCTTCACACGACCCACTTGAACCTGCCAAGCACGCAGCCAAACCGAGTACCCAGGAAGGTCCACCTTCAGACGCAACCATTCCCCCTCGGCATCACGCAGCGGCCGGATCGGTAGCTGGCCGGGGTCGTTGTAGGGGTACAGGGCATGCTGTTGCCCGGCGTCGTCGATGGATTGGCGGAAATAGCCTTGCTGATACAGCAGTCCCACGGCTACCACCGGCACGCCCAGATCACTGGCCGCCTTCAATTGGTCGCCGGCGACGTTGCCCAGACCGCCCGAGTAGATGGGCAACGCCTCGCTAAGCATGAATTCCATGCTGAAGTAGGCGGCACACTTCAGTGGTGAATCGGCGTGCGTTTGTTGGAACCAAGCCGGTTGCTCGGCCGTTTGCTTGCGAACGTTTCGCAACTGATCGACCTTCGCACGAAAGTCGACGTCCGCCAGCACGTGTTCGATCTGCTTTCGTGAAACGGTTTGCAGAACCACCCACGGATTGTGCGTGATCTCCCAAAGCTCTGCATCTAGCCGACGCCAAATTTCGTCGGTCGCATGGTTCCAGGATGACCGTAGATCCAAAGCCAATTCGGCCAATGCTTCGAACCCGTCAATTTTGACAGGAAGCAGGTCGTAGACCGGGTTCACATTTCGTGGGTTTCCAGACATTCCTTATTCTGCCAACCATTTGCGAGCTTCGTCGATTTCGCTGACGTCAAAATAGCGAACGGAACCTGTCGTGAACGGTTTGCAAAAGATCGCCATGCCGTGTTCCCACTTCTTTTCGCCCACGATCGCTAGCCGTTCAATGTCATTGAAGTGCTTGGCGTCAAACTTGACGTCTTCCCACAGGGCGGCGGCTTCCCAGCCATGGAAATCGTGCATCTGAAACAGGATCCTCACTTTGCCATAGGCTTCGATCTGCCGTTCGACCGATGGCGTAAAGAGGGCGTAGGCAGCACGGTCCAGTTTCCCAGAGACGCGAATCTCCAACAGGTTTCCATCTTGGACTTCACTCAGTTCAACCGACATGACATCACCTTAGGTTCGGAATGGATACAACGATTCAGCGTCCGAAGCGAACGCTGAATCGTTGTATCGCAACTGAAGTGCCAAAGAACAAACGGCGGAGCCCGGACCGTTGAACGGGGCATTGGGGACCGTTCTCTGCCCGGTATCGCGCGAACCACATCGATGGCGTCCCATTGGGGCCGTAGACGCACACCTCCTGCGCCCGTATGTGCTCAGTCGAGCGTTTGGCCTGCCATTTGTATAGATTATCGCTGTCCCAGCGAGCCTTCACCGCCAAAGTCAACTCCATGAACTACGCCGAAATATTTACACCCACCGCTGCAGCCATGCTGTTGGGGGGCGTCATCGGAATCGAACGACAAATCAGCGGTCACTTTGCTGGCTTGCGTACGCACATGTTGGTGTCCTTGGGGGCGGCGCTGTTCATCTTGAGCTGCCGAGAGTCGACGACCGGGGCCGAGTTTGACTTGACCCGCGTGGTGCAGGGAATCGCTGCTGGTGTCGGGTTCATCGGTGGCGGGGCGATTCTGAAGACCGGACAAGAGCACAAGGTGCATGGATTGACGTCCGCAAGCTCCGTCTGGCTGTCCGCGGCAATCGGTACGACCTGTGGCCTTGCCCAATATCCGTTGGCCGTGACCAGCGCCGTGATGGGGCTCTTCATTTTAACGGGGCTGCGCCCGGTCGAAGGTCTCTTTGCGAAGCCGAAGAAAAAGACCCCAAAGTCGCCGCACGGTGGCACGCCGAAGTCGTCTAGCAGGGACGACCAAAGTTTCACGGACGACTAAGGCTACTCGCCACGTACCGGCATGCGATTCGGCTGCACGCTGATTTCGCTGCATACTGATTTCGCTGCACACTGATTTCGCGACACACTGATTTCGCCGTATCGTGAACGAGCCAATGCGGCTTTGGCCCAAGTGAGTCCTGCGGGACTGGGTTGCAGTTCCGTGATCCGTTCAGGCGGGGGCCTCGATCAATCGTAGTTGATCATGATGCCGAGACGATTTCGTCTTGCAACAAGGCATGGAACTGAGACGCATCCAACGTCTCGGTGCGTAGCAATTCCTGCGCGACGCGGTCGAGTTGTTCGCGGTGGTCATCCAAAATGCGTTTCGCATCCTTGTAGGCGTCGGCGAGCAACTGTTTTACCTCAGCGTCAATGTGATCGGCCGTGTTGTCGCTGCAATCAAGACCGCCGGCATTCAAGGACGAATCGCCCAAAAAGACGTTCTCGCGGCGCCCGCAATGGGTCAGCCCAACGGCATCACTCATTCCGTACATGCAGACCATTTGCCGAGCCATCGCTGTTGCACGTTCCAGGTCGTTTTCCGCACCGGTGCTGATT
Protein-coding regions in this window:
- the glgP gene encoding alpha-glucan family phosphorylase produces the protein MSGNPRNVNPVYDLLPVKIDGFEALAELALDLRSSWNHATDEIWRRLDAELWEITHNPWVVLQTVSRKQIEHVLADVDFRAKVDQLRNVRKQTAEQPAWFQQTHADSPLKCAAYFSMEFMLSEALPIYSGGLGNVAGDQLKAASDLGVPVVAVGLLYQQGYFRQSIDDAGQQHALYPYNDPGQLPIRPLRDAEGEWLRLKVDLPGYSVWLRAWQVQVGRVKLYLLDSNDAANFPAHRGITSELYGGGAELRLQQELVLGIGGWRLLTELGIDPEVCHLNEGHAAFAVLERARGFMETTGQPFDVALAVTRAGNLFTTHTAVSAGFDRFAPNLIEQYLGRYAQAKLGISIDDLLALGRQNPTDASESFNMAYLAIRGSGSVNGVSRLHGEVSRRIFTPLFPHWPEDEVPVGHVTNGVHMPSWDSATADKVWTQSCGKDRWLGTGETLACDIGGVSDETLWQFRIDSTHSLINYARQRLSRQLAASGSSAEDVEAAKHLFDPNTLTLGFARRFATYKRPNLLLHDPDRLLRLLTNPECPVQLIIAGKAHPADNAGQDLIRQWIDFIRHPIARQHVIFLSDYDMLLTEHLVQGSDVWVNTPRRPWEASGTSGMKVLVNGGINLSELDGWWAEAYTPDVGWAIGDGKEHGDDPAWNAVEAEQLYDILENEVVPEFYQRNDQGIPNRWLARMRNSMSQLTPQFSAVRTVRQYTEQHYLPAAKNLRDRTLLGGTVGTNIVHWERSVREKWASLKFGDVRIETTPEQHVFDVDLYLDGLDPSFVRVELYADSKDESPIVRQEMTRNESTDNADSHWATYRTTVPAARPATEFTPRLVPQHAGVNVPLELDLIRWQR
- a CDS encoding SpoIIAA family protein; this translates as MSVELSEVQDGNLLEIRVSGKLDRAAYALFTPSVERQIEAYGKVRILFQMHDFHGWEAAALWEDVKFDAKHFNDIERLAIVGEKKWEHGMAIFCKPFTTGSVRYFDVSEIDEARKWLAE
- a CDS encoding MgtC/SapB family protein, with the protein product MNYAEIFTPTAAAMLLGGVIGIERQISGHFAGLRTHMLVSLGAALFILSCRESTTGAEFDLTRVVQGIAAGVGFIGGGAILKTGQEHKVHGLTSASSVWLSAAIGTTCGLAQYPLAVTSAVMGLFILTGLRPVEGLFAKPKKKTPKSPHGGTPKSSSRDDQSFTDD